The Vibrio kanaloae genome has a window encoding:
- a CDS encoding RNA polymerase factor sigma-54: MKPSLQLKLGQQLAMTPQLQQAIRLLQLSTLDLQQEIQEALESNPLLDVEEGNEDTPTPEEKPSSDEKETVEATEQDLPDSSDLIEKSEIGNELEIDTTWEDVYSANTGNTGIAIDDDMPVYQGETTQSLHDYLLWQLGLTPFTDTDRSIAFALIDAIDDYGYLTVSCEDILENFDNEEIELDEIEAVRKRIQQFDPLGVGSVNLQDCLLLQLATFPQDTPWLNEAKLVLTSHIDQLGNRDYKLVIKETKLKEAELREVMQLIQQLDPRPGSKITPDETEYVVPDVSVFKELGKWIVTINPDSVPKLKVNQQYAALGSKGNSADNQYIRSNLQEAKWLIKSLESRNETLLKVARCIVEHQRDFFEHGEESMKPMVLNDVALAVEMHESTISRVTTQKFMHTPRGIFELKYFFSSHVSTDNGGECSSTAIRALIKKLVAAENTAKPLSDSKIAALLADQGIQVARRTIAKYRESLGIAPSSQRKRLL; this comes from the coding sequence ATGAAACCCTCATTACAACTTAAGCTAGGCCAACAGTTAGCAATGACCCCTCAATTGCAGCAAGCGATTCGTTTGTTGCAATTGTCTACTTTAGATTTGCAACAAGAGATCCAAGAAGCACTTGAATCTAACCCACTACTCGATGTCGAAGAAGGCAATGAAGATACGCCGACACCGGAAGAAAAACCTAGCAGTGACGAGAAAGAAACAGTTGAAGCCACAGAGCAAGACTTACCTGATAGCTCAGATTTAATCGAAAAATCAGAGATTGGCAACGAACTCGAAATCGACACAACTTGGGAAGATGTCTACAGCGCAAACACGGGTAATACTGGTATTGCTATTGATGACGACATGCCCGTTTATCAAGGCGAAACCACACAAAGCTTGCACGACTATCTACTTTGGCAACTCGGCCTAACCCCCTTCACTGACACTGACCGAAGTATCGCCTTCGCGCTGATCGATGCCATTGATGATTATGGCTACCTCACTGTTTCTTGTGAAGATATCCTTGAAAACTTTGATAACGAAGAGATCGAGCTTGATGAGATCGAAGCCGTTCGCAAACGAATTCAGCAATTTGACCCATTAGGCGTTGGTTCCGTGAACCTGCAAGATTGCTTGTTACTGCAACTCGCGACCTTCCCTCAAGATACCCCTTGGCTTAATGAAGCTAAGTTAGTACTTACTAGCCATATCGATCAACTAGGTAATCGTGACTATAAACTTGTAATAAAAGAAACCAAGTTGAAGGAAGCAGAACTGCGTGAGGTTATGCAACTCATTCAACAGTTGGACCCTCGCCCTGGCAGCAAAATTACACCGGATGAAACTGAATATGTGGTTCCTGATGTTTCAGTTTTCAAAGAGCTCGGTAAATGGATAGTCACCATAAACCCTGATAGCGTGCCTAAGCTTAAGGTAAATCAGCAATATGCAGCTCTTGGTAGTAAAGGAAACAGCGCCGACAATCAGTACATTCGATCGAATTTGCAAGAAGCAAAGTGGCTAATTAAAAGCCTAGAAAGCCGAAATGAGACGTTACTCAAAGTTGCGAGATGCATTGTTGAACATCAGCGCGATTTCTTCGAACATGGCGAAGAGTCAATGAAGCCAATGGTCCTAAACGATGTTGCGTTAGCTGTTGAGATGCATGAATCCACAATATCCCGTGTGACGACTCAAAAGTTCATGCATACACCACGCGGCATCTTTGAGCTCAAATACTTTTTCTCGAGCCATGTTAGCACCGACAATGGTGGTGAGTGTTCATCTACAGCAATTCGTGCGCTCATTAAGAAGCTAGTCGCGGCGGAAAATACCGCGAAACCTCTCAGTGATAGTAAAATTGCTGCTTTGCTGGCTGATCAAGGAATTCAGGTAGCTCGACGTACCATAGCGAAATACCGTGAGTCTCTGGGTATTGCCCCATCAAGTCAGCGTAAACGCCTGCTGTAA
- the lptB gene encoding LPS export ABC transporter ATP-binding protein, whose translation MAVLKAKNLAKTYSKRKVVTDVSLQVESGQIVGLLGPNGAGKTTSFYMIVGLVARDEGTINIDDRDISILPMHSRSRLGIGYLPQEASIFRKLSVENNIMAVLQTRDEMTNEQRQDKLEDLLEEFHIQHIRTSNGMALSGGERRRVEIARALAANPQFILLDEPFAGVDPISVIDIKKIIVHLRDRGLGVLITDHNVRETLDVCEKAYIVSQGHLIAEGTPEDVLNNEQVKQVYLGEQFRL comes from the coding sequence ATGGCTGTCTTAAAAGCAAAAAACCTAGCGAAAACCTACAGTAAACGTAAGGTGGTAACCGACGTAAGCTTGCAGGTAGAGTCAGGCCAGATCGTCGGCCTGCTTGGACCGAACGGTGCAGGTAAAACCACGTCTTTCTATATGATAGTTGGTCTGGTTGCGCGTGATGAAGGCACCATCAACATTGATGACCGAGACATCAGTATCTTACCAATGCACAGTCGATCTCGCCTTGGTATCGGATACCTACCTCAAGAAGCGTCGATTTTCCGCAAGTTGTCTGTAGAGAACAACATCATGGCGGTTTTACAAACCCGTGATGAGATGACCAACGAACAACGCCAAGATAAACTGGAAGACCTGCTAGAAGAGTTCCACATCCAACATATCCGCACCAGCAATGGTATGGCTCTGTCAGGTGGTGAGCGTCGTCGTGTTGAGATTGCTCGCGCACTAGCAGCAAACCCGCAGTTCATTCTATTGGATGAACCGTTCGCTGGCGTTGACCCGATCTCAGTAATCGATATCAAAAAAATCATTGTTCACCTGCGCGATCGCGGCTTGGGCGTTTTGATTACGGACCACAACGTTCGTGAAACATTAGACGTGTGTGAAAAAGCTTACATCGTAAGCCAAGGACACCTGATTGCTGAAGGTACTCCTGAAGATGTTCTCAATAACGAGCAAGTTAAACAAGTTTATCTAGGCGAACAATTCCGTCTATGA
- the lptA gene encoding lipopolysaccharide transport periplasmic protein LptA, with protein sequence MKLLHLSLFALTLAAPNVYALSSDSEQPVYIDSDSQQLDMKSNQVTFLGDVNLKQGSININADKIIVTRNAVNGEIEEIQGFGKPATFSQLTDDGKTLYGEADDLHYQLVADRLIMTKNAMLSQDGSIIRGSKITYQIGSQKLVADSGENKRVSTVLQPTEVNK encoded by the coding sequence ATGAAACTCTTACACCTTAGTTTATTCGCTTTGACCCTTGCGGCGCCTAATGTCTATGCCCTGTCTTCGGATAGCGAGCAGCCTGTCTACATTGACTCAGACAGCCAGCAATTGGATATGAAAAGTAACCAAGTGACGTTCCTTGGTGATGTGAACCTTAAGCAAGGTAGCATCAATATCAATGCCGATAAGATCATCGTTACTCGTAACGCAGTAAATGGTGAGATTGAAGAGATTCAAGGCTTCGGTAAGCCAGCAACCTTCTCTCAGCTTACTGACGACGGGAAGACACTCTACGGTGAAGCTGACGATTTACATTACCAGCTTGTTGCTGACCGACTGATCATGACCAAGAATGCAATGCTATCTCAAGATGGCAGCATCATTCGTGGTTCTAAGATCACTTACCAGATCGGCTCTCAGAAATTAGTCGCTGACAGTGGTGAGAACAAACGTGTGTCAACGGTTTTACAACCAACGGAAGTGAATAAGTAA
- the lptC gene encoding LPS export ABC transporter periplasmic protein LptC, whose protein sequence is MSFTRIIYLILIFIASWSTYYLYDKEQTSTIQVAPNLELPAFSGKSLNNISYDQSGIRSYQVESTYLEHYSVVGDTHFQNPVLSVFREGHTIEWQVTADRAIMDENQVVTFYDNVVAKNLLPEASFDTMTTDKMVVELPSRDFYSETPVHMIGTFFETEGQAMKGNFGTNNATLFNSVQGRYETLTP, encoded by the coding sequence ATGAGTTTTACTCGTATTATCTATTTAATACTCATATTTATTGCTTCTTGGTCGACCTATTACCTGTACGACAAAGAGCAAACATCGACGATACAAGTAGCTCCAAATTTGGAGTTGCCCGCGTTTAGTGGCAAAAGTCTAAACAACATTAGCTATGACCAATCAGGTATTCGTAGCTATCAGGTTGAATCGACCTATTTAGAGCACTACTCAGTGGTGGGCGACACGCACTTTCAAAATCCAGTTCTTTCGGTATTCCGTGAAGGGCACACGATTGAATGGCAAGTTACCGCCGATCGCGCGATTATGGATGAGAATCAAGTTGTCACTTTTTATGACAACGTCGTGGCAAAGAACCTGTTGCCAGAAGCCAGCTTCGATACAATGACCACAGACAAAATGGTGGTTGAGCTGCCTAGCCGAGATTTTTATTCAGAGACTCCGGTCCATATGATCGGTACATTTTTTGAAACTGAGGGGCAAGCAATGAAGGGTAACTTCGGTACCAACAATGCAACCCTCTTTAATTCTGTTCAAGGTAGATATGAAACTCTTACACCTTAG
- the kdsC gene encoding 3-deoxy-manno-octulosonate-8-phosphatase KdsC — protein sequence MTQTVETLYGTVNSDVFAIAKEIKLLICDVDGVFSDGRIYMGNNGEELKTFHTRDGYGIKSLMNAGIEIAIITGRKSQIVENRMTALGIKLIYQGQDDKVKAYQDICDKLSVIPKNTGYIGDDLIDWPVMEKVGLKACVADGHPLLAKRANYVTTIKGGHGAVREVCDLILQARNELDVHKGLSI from the coding sequence ATGACACAGACAGTCGAAACTCTATACGGTACTGTTAACTCAGATGTATTTGCAATCGCAAAAGAGATCAAGCTGCTAATTTGCGATGTAGACGGCGTATTTTCTGATGGCCGCATCTACATGGGCAACAACGGTGAAGAGCTGAAAACCTTCCACACTCGTGACGGTTACGGCATAAAATCACTGATGAACGCTGGCATTGAAATCGCGATCATCACTGGTCGCAAATCTCAAATTGTTGAGAATCGTATGACCGCCCTAGGCATTAAGCTGATTTATCAAGGTCAAGACGATAAAGTTAAGGCATACCAAGATATTTGCGATAAGCTTTCTGTAATTCCTAAAAATACAGGTTACATCGGAGACGATCTGATTGACTGGCCTGTAATGGAAAAAGTCGGCTTGAAGGCCTGTGTGGCAGATGGTCACCCGCTACTTGCAAAGCGCGCAAACTACGTGACAACTATTAAAGGCGGGCATGGCGCAGTACGTGAAGTCTGCGACCTTATTTTACAAGCAAGAAATGAACTCGACGTGCATAAAGGTTTAAGCATATGA
- the kdsD gene encoding arabinose-5-phosphate isomerase KdsD — protein MSQQFDYRSVAKQVLDTEVAGLTQLDQYFNDDFCKACDLILNNKGKVVVMGMGKSGHIGNKIAATLASTGTSAFFVHPGEAAHGDLGMIEPGDIVIAISNSGESGEILSLFPVLKRLNIKIISMTGKPASNMATLSDIHLQISVPEEACPLGLAPTTSTTATLVMGDALAVALLQARGFTAQDFALSHPGGALGRQLLLKLDDIMHTGDALPVVAPDALVRDALLEISQKGLGMTAIVGEDGQMAGIFTDGDLRRILDKRVDIHNTQIGDVMTLNPTVAEPNMLAVEGLNLMQAKSINGLMLCQEGKLVGALNMHDLLKAGVM, from the coding sequence ATGTCTCAGCAATTTGATTACCGCAGTGTTGCAAAACAAGTTTTGGACACCGAAGTTGCAGGTCTCACCCAATTAGACCAATATTTTAATGATGATTTTTGCAAGGCTTGCGACCTTATCCTGAACAACAAAGGCAAAGTCGTTGTGATGGGCATGGGGAAATCAGGTCACATTGGCAACAAAATCGCAGCCACATTAGCAAGTACCGGGACATCAGCTTTCTTTGTACACCCAGGTGAAGCAGCGCATGGCGACTTGGGTATGATCGAACCTGGCGATATTGTGATTGCAATATCCAACTCAGGTGAATCGGGAGAAATCCTCAGCCTATTCCCTGTATTGAAGCGTCTGAACATCAAGATCATCAGCATGACAGGTAAGCCAGCATCGAACATGGCGACCTTGTCCGATATTCATTTACAAATTTCAGTACCGGAAGAAGCGTGCCCACTGGGCTTAGCACCAACCACCAGTACCACGGCGACTTTGGTAATGGGTGATGCGTTAGCCGTTGCACTTTTGCAGGCTCGAGGATTCACCGCTCAAGATTTTGCACTGTCTCACCCTGGTGGCGCTTTAGGTCGTCAACTGCTGTTAAAACTGGACGACATCATGCACACAGGTGACGCACTTCCTGTTGTAGCACCTGATGCACTAGTTCGAGATGCTCTGTTAGAGATATCTCAGAAAGGCTTAGGCATGACAGCAATCGTTGGTGAAGATGGCCAAATGGCCGGTATTTTTACCGACGGTGATTTACGCCGTATCTTAGACAAACGCGTTGATATCCATAACACTCAAATCGGCGATGTGATGACACTTAACCCAACGGTAGCAGAACCAAACATGCTTGCGGTAGAGGGGTTAAACTTGATGCAAGCTAAAAGCATCAATGGCCTGATGTTGTGCCAAGAAGGTAAATTAGTTGGAGCCTTAAACATGCATGACTTACTGAAAGCAGGAGTAATGTAA
- a CDS encoding calcium/sodium antiporter: protein MLEAIAFLIIGLGFLVWSADKLVYGAAALARNFGISPLVIGMTILAMGSSAPEMMVSATAALDGKTDTAVGNVIGSNIANIALILGITALIKPLSISSGVIRRELPLMIGVTLLAGALLWDNHLGFYEGVLLFVLFAAFLFAMLQISRSEKKNGDAFLDEQESEIPQGVSNPKAAMWVVIGLIILPLAADMLVDNAVIIAKYFGMSDLVIGLTIIAVGTSLPELAASLAGVMKGEDDMAVGNLIGSNVFNILAVMGIPGILNPSILSEFAMGRDFWVMLGVSLLLVVMALGKSRSVNRIEGGVLIVTFVAYQSYLLMNMSA from the coding sequence ATGCTTGAAGCGATTGCGTTTCTTATTATCGGTCTAGGTTTTTTGGTGTGGAGCGCAGATAAGCTGGTCTACGGCGCCGCGGCTCTTGCTCGCAACTTCGGTATCTCACCACTAGTTATCGGTATGACGATCTTAGCAATGGGTTCTTCAGCTCCTGAAATGATGGTTTCTGCGACAGCAGCCCTTGACGGCAAAACAGATACAGCCGTAGGTAACGTTATCGGCTCAAATATCGCAAACATCGCCCTGATTTTAGGTATTACTGCGCTTATCAAGCCGTTATCGATTAGCTCTGGCGTCATTCGCCGTGAACTACCATTAATGATTGGTGTCACTTTATTAGCAGGCGCACTCCTCTGGGATAACCATTTAGGTTTCTATGAAGGCGTATTACTGTTTGTACTTTTTGCCGCGTTCTTGTTTGCCATGCTGCAAATCAGCCGCAGTGAGAAGAAAAACGGCGATGCCTTCCTGGATGAACAAGAATCCGAGATTCCTCAAGGTGTAAGTAATCCTAAAGCCGCGATGTGGGTCGTGATTGGTTTGATCATTCTGCCTTTGGCCGCCGACATGCTGGTTGATAACGCGGTGATCATCGCGAAATATTTCGGCATGAGTGATCTAGTGATTGGTTTAACCATCATTGCCGTTGGTACTAGTTTACCTGAACTTGCAGCGTCGCTTGCTGGTGTGATGAAAGGTGAAGATGATATGGCCGTTGGTAACCTCATCGGTTCAAACGTATTCAACATCCTTGCGGTAATGGGGATCCCGGGCATCCTAAACCCTTCAATCTTGAGCGAGTTCGCTATGGGGCGTGACTTCTGGGTAATGCTAGGCGTCTCGCTATTGCTTGTAGTCATGGCACTAGGGAAGTCTCGTAGCGTGAATCGTATTGAAGGCGGTGTGTTAATCGTGACGTTCGTGGCCTATCAAAGTTACCTACTAATGAATATGTCGGCTTAA
- the mlaF gene encoding phospholipid ABC transporter ATP-binding protein MlaF — translation MLNTELVKVKNLSFSRGERLIFDDISLEVPRGKITAIMGPSGIGKTTLLRLIGGQLPPDEGEVWFDGDNIPALSRRKLYQARKKMSMLFQSGALFTDLNVFDNVAFPLREHTELNEKFIRTIVLLKLEAVGLRGAAQLMPSELSGGMARRAALARAIALDPELIMYDEPFVGQDPITMGVLVELIHNLNQALGLTSVIVSHDVPEVMSIADWVYLMADGKIIAAGSPEDLYSNSDPRVQQFLQGESDGPVPFRFPAKSLEEDLF, via the coding sequence ATGTTGAACACTGAGCTTGTGAAAGTTAAGAACCTTAGCTTCTCTCGAGGAGAGCGACTTATCTTTGATGATATTAGCTTGGAGGTGCCTCGAGGAAAGATTACTGCGATCATGGGACCATCTGGGATTGGAAAAACGACCTTGCTGCGTTTGATTGGTGGCCAATTGCCGCCAGATGAAGGTGAAGTCTGGTTTGATGGGGATAATATCCCTGCATTATCACGCCGAAAGCTATATCAGGCCCGTAAAAAAATGAGCATGCTTTTTCAGTCTGGTGCACTTTTTACGGATCTCAATGTTTTTGATAATGTGGCTTTTCCATTAAGGGAACATACCGAACTCAATGAGAAGTTTATTCGTACCATCGTATTGCTTAAGCTTGAAGCAGTAGGGTTACGAGGGGCTGCACAATTAATGCCGAGTGAGTTGTCTGGCGGTATGGCGAGACGAGCGGCGTTGGCTCGTGCAATTGCGTTGGATCCGGAACTTATTATGTATGATGAGCCTTTTGTTGGCCAAGACCCTATCACCATGGGCGTGTTGGTCGAACTCATCCATAATCTTAACCAAGCCTTGGGTTTAACCTCTGTCATTGTATCGCATGATGTTCCTGAAGTGATGAGCATTGCCGATTGGGTTTATCTGATGGCTGATGGGAAAATCATTGCAGCGGGTTCACCTGAAGATCTGTACAGCAACAGCGATCCACGAGTGCAACAATTTTTGCAAGGCGAGTCGGATGGCCCTGTGCCATTTAGATTCCCAGCAAAGAGCCTAGAAGAGGATTTGTTTTAA
- the mlaE gene encoding lipid asymmetry maintenance ABC transporter permease subunit MlaE, with protein sequence MIVKTIAGVGKRTLAICESFGRASLMLFGALFGIPRLKNFPLLVKQLYSVGVQSLAIILVSGLFIGMVLSLQGYVVLIDYGAEGNLGQMVALSLLRELGPVVTALLFAGRAGSALTAEIGLMKATEQISSLEMMAVDPIKRIIAPRLWAGLISMPLLAMIFMAIGIWGAQLVGVDWKGIDHGSFWSAMQSSVEFGRDIGNSMIKCMVFAITVTWIALFNGYDAVPTSEGISQATTRTVVHSSLAVLGLDFVLTALMFGN encoded by the coding sequence ATGATTGTTAAAACTATTGCGGGTGTCGGTAAGCGAACACTTGCGATCTGTGAGTCATTTGGTCGAGCAAGTCTAATGCTGTTTGGGGCTTTGTTTGGCATTCCGAGACTAAAAAACTTCCCTTTATTAGTTAAGCAACTTTATAGCGTTGGTGTTCAGTCATTAGCTATCATTTTAGTTTCGGGGTTGTTTATTGGCATGGTACTTAGCCTGCAGGGCTATGTCGTGTTAATTGATTACGGCGCTGAGGGCAACCTTGGTCAAATGGTTGCGCTTTCATTGTTGCGTGAGCTTGGCCCTGTGGTGACGGCACTACTGTTTGCAGGTCGCGCAGGTTCGGCGTTAACGGCTGAGATTGGCCTAATGAAGGCTACGGAGCAGATCTCAAGCCTTGAGATGATGGCTGTCGATCCTATCAAACGCATTATTGCGCCGCGTCTTTGGGCGGGGCTTATCTCAATGCCCCTGCTCGCTATGATCTTCATGGCGATCGGGATTTGGGGTGCTCAGTTGGTTGGTGTTGATTGGAAAGGCATTGATCACGGCAGTTTCTGGTCTGCGATGCAGTCTTCAGTTGAATTTGGCCGAGATATAGGTAACAGCATGATCAAATGTATGGTCTTCGCGATCACCGTAACTTGGATCGCACTTTTCAATGGTTATGATGCAGTACCGACCTCTGAAGGTATTAGTCAGGCTACCACACGCACTGTAGTGCACTCTTCTCTAGCGGTATTAGGGCTAGATTTTGTTCTTACCGCATTGATGTTTGGGAATTAA
- the mlaD gene encoding outer membrane lipid asymmetry maintenance protein MlaD, translated as MQQTRKLELWVGTFVIAGICAILIMIFQVADVKGIGSNHTYNLKATFDNIGSLKVRSPVKVGGVVVGRVQSIQLDTESYLPMVELSIDAKYSQFPDTSSAQILTSGLIGEQYISLVPGFVFDDEEMLVDGDSIEDTKSALVLEDLIGQVLYSVGGSDENEAEE; from the coding sequence ATGCAACAAACTCGAAAATTAGAATTATGGGTCGGCACCTTTGTTATTGCCGGAATTTGCGCAATCTTAATCATGATCTTTCAAGTCGCTGACGTAAAAGGCATAGGTTCGAATCATACTTATAACCTGAAAGCGACATTTGACAATATTGGTAGCCTAAAGGTTCGCTCTCCGGTGAAAGTGGGTGGCGTGGTTGTTGGCCGAGTGCAAAGTATTCAACTTGATACTGAAAGCTATCTCCCTATGGTTGAATTATCTATTGATGCGAAGTACTCACAATTTCCAGATACCTCGAGTGCTCAAATCTTAACGTCTGGCTTAATCGGTGAGCAGTACATTAGTCTGGTTCCAGGATTTGTTTTTGACGACGAAGAGATGTTGGTTGATGGTGATTCCATCGAAGACACTAAGTCTGCGTTAGTGTTAGAAGACTTGATTGGCCAAGTGCTGTATAGCGTTGGTGGCTCTGATGAAAACGAAGCTGAGGAGTAG
- a CDS encoding MlaC/ttg2D family ABC transporter substrate-binding protein: protein MTMVTLLISTQVLAAEPIDRTQPYQMMKQVAEVAFARLKSEQKNIQQDPELLKVIVEEELMPYVNAQYAALKLLGPNLKGADRKDVFVFIDSFRKYLVSSYAQVLTQYTDQTIEFGPEPKIKADSRITSIKVDIIDTPRPNIKLEFKLRKDKKSGEWKAFDMVAEGISLLSSKQSEWNTKIRQEGILQVAAELDKLAAQPIRFESSK, encoded by the coding sequence ATGACAATGGTTACTTTGCTGATATCGACTCAGGTTTTGGCGGCCGAACCTATCGACCGCACCCAGCCTTACCAAATGATGAAACAGGTCGCTGAAGTTGCCTTTGCTCGCTTAAAGAGTGAACAAAAAAATATCCAACAAGATCCTGAATTATTGAAGGTCATTGTGGAAGAAGAGTTAATGCCCTATGTGAATGCTCAATATGCGGCGCTTAAACTACTCGGGCCTAATTTGAAAGGTGCGGATAGAAAAGATGTGTTTGTATTTATCGATTCATTCCGTAAATATCTCGTTTCTTCTTATGCTCAGGTGCTAACCCAATACACAGATCAAACGATTGAATTTGGTCCAGAACCCAAAATCAAAGCGGATAGCCGTATTACAAGTATCAAAGTCGATATTATTGATACACCACGACCAAATATTAAGCTTGAATTTAAGCTACGCAAAGACAAGAAATCGGGCGAGTGGAAGGCATTTGATATGGTTGCTGAAGGTATTAGCCTACTATCCAGTAAGCAGTCAGAGTGGAATACTAAGATTCGTCAAGAAGGTATATTACAGGTGGCTGCTGAATTAGATAAATTGGCTGCACAACCGATTCGTTTTGAGAGTAGCAAATAA
- a CDS encoding STAS domain-containing protein translates to MNHSQWQTLSSREYQLHGDLDRDSVPAIWRILEKWQTTESSVEIDLSHINRVDSAGMVMLIHLLEHAKNQNCHIMLSFVPEQLRTLFQLSNIQPMMAEHTKN, encoded by the coding sequence ATGAATCACTCTCAATGGCAAACGCTAAGTTCTAGAGAGTATCAGCTTCATGGCGATTTGGACCGTGACAGTGTTCCTGCAATCTGGCGTATATTGGAAAAGTGGCAAACGACGGAATCGAGCGTTGAAATTGACCTTAGCCATATAAATCGAGTCGATTCAGCAGGAATGGTGATGCTAATTCACTTATTAGAGCATGCAAAAAATCAAAACTGTCATATAATGCTCAGTTTCGTGCCAGAACAATTACGAACGTTGTTCCAATTGAGCAATATCCAGCCAATGATGGCAGAACACACAAAAAATTAG
- the ibaG gene encoding BolA family iron metabolism protein IbaG, whose protein sequence is MDSTKVQELLAEALNLQEIFVKGEGSHYEVVAVDSCFDGMNRVKKQQLIYGPLMEYIQRNDIHALSIKAFTPEEWERDKKLMSL, encoded by the coding sequence GTGGACAGCACAAAAGTACAAGAATTATTAGCAGAAGCACTGAACCTTCAGGAGATTTTCGTGAAGGGTGAAGGCAGTCATTACGAAGTTGTTGCGGTTGATTCATGTTTTGATGGCATGAATCGAGTTAAGAAGCAGCAGCTAATCTACGGCCCATTAATGGAATACATTCAACGCAATGACATCCATGCTCTTTCTATTAAGGCTTTCACGCCGGAAGAGTGGGAACGTGATAAGAAACTGATGTCACTTTAA
- the murA gene encoding UDP-N-acetylglucosamine 1-carboxyvinyltransferase, with protein sequence MEKFRVIGSDKPLSGEVTISGAKNAALPILFASILAEEPVEVSNVPHLRDIDTTMELLKRLGAKVSRNGSVHVDGSEINEFCAPYDLVKTMRASIWALGPLVARFGEGQVSLPGGCAIGARPVDLHIHGLEQLGATITLEDGYVKASVDGRLKGAHIVMDKVSVGATITIMCAATLAEGKTVLDNSAREPEIVDTADFLNKLGAKISGAGTDTITIEGVERLGGGQHSVVADRIETGTFLVAAAVSGGKVVCRNTNAHLLEAALAKLEEAGAKVETGEDWISLDMTGRELKAVKIVTAPHPGFPTDMQAQFTLLNMMAKGSGVITETIFENRFMHIPELQRMGAKAEIEGNTAICGETEKLSGAQVMATDLRASASLVIAGCIAQGETIVDRIYHIDRGYDKIEDKLSALGANITRFHEPN encoded by the coding sequence ATGGAAAAGTTTCGAGTTATTGGATCGGACAAGCCGTTAAGCGGTGAAGTGACGATCTCAGGCGCAAAAAATGCAGCGCTACCTATCTTATTTGCTTCAATTCTTGCTGAAGAGCCAGTAGAAGTAAGTAACGTTCCTCACCTACGTGACATCGATACTACGATGGAACTGCTAAAGCGTTTAGGCGCAAAAGTATCACGCAACGGTAGTGTTCATGTTGATGGTAGCGAAATCAATGAGTTTTGTGCGCCTTATGATTTGGTAAAAACAATGCGTGCTTCTATCTGGGCTTTAGGTCCGCTAGTGGCCCGTTTTGGTGAAGGGCAAGTGTCACTTCCTGGCGGTTGTGCGATTGGTGCTCGGCCTGTTGATCTGCATATCCATGGCCTAGAACAACTAGGTGCGACCATTACATTGGAAGATGGTTATGTGAAAGCAAGTGTTGATGGCCGTTTGAAAGGCGCGCACATCGTGATGGATAAAGTAAGCGTTGGCGCTACGATTACTATCATGTGTGCAGCAACACTAGCGGAAGGGAAAACAGTATTAGACAACTCTGCGCGTGAGCCTGAGATCGTTGATACTGCTGACTTCCTAAACAAACTGGGTGCTAAGATTTCTGGCGCCGGTACAGACACGATTACTATCGAAGGCGTTGAACGTCTTGGTGGTGGTCAACACTCTGTGGTTGCTGACCGTATTGAAACGGGTACCTTCCTTGTTGCTGCGGCAGTGTCTGGCGGTAAAGTGGTTTGTCGCAATACCAACGCTCATCTTCTTGAAGCTGCCTTAGCGAAGCTTGAAGAAGCGGGTGCGAAGGTCGAAACGGGCGAAGACTGGATCAGCCTTGATATGACAGGTCGTGAGCTGAAAGCGGTGAAAATCGTAACAGCACCTCACCCTGGCTTCCCAACCGACATGCAAGCACAGTTTACTCTGCTTAACATGATGGCGAAGGGCAGTGGTGTTATCACTGAGACTATCTTTGAAAACCGCTTTATGCACATTCCTGAGTTACAGCGAATGGGCGCAAAAGCGGAAATCGAAGGCAACACGGCTATCTGTGGTGAAACAGAGAAATTGAGCGGCGCTCAAGTCATGGCTACGGACCTTCGTGCATCAGCGAGCCTTGTTATTGCTGGTTGTATTGCTCAAGGTGAAACCATCGTTGACCGTATTTATCACATCGATCGTGGCTACGATAAGATTGAAGATAAACTGTCAGCTTTAGGTGCTAACATCACACGATTTCATGAGCCTAACTAA